The nucleotide sequence gaataattattgttattaattaattaataaaaaatattttttacttaatttaaatacatacagtgcttttatttcaaaatgaaccaccctaaacaactcttgaattatctattgttttaaaatttccaaaaacatgTCAATTGAGATGTCGAGGGGGAAACGTTTTGAGCTATATCCAATCCCCTATCTTCATCCCCTTGAGCAGGGGCGactcacccctaaaatcttaaatggaatgggggctcgagtgatacctcattttaaagggcatgcAAAGACCTTTTTATCTACAAAGTTTCAGCTCATTCCGTTTAgccattccaaaatggcagccacttgaattttgcgatttttacaacgaaaaaattattttatcaaatgttcaaaatgcgacCCGTTATTTTCCagacaataataaagtctatTGTCAAATTCTTTGTGAACATTAATGAAAGTTTGCCTGGTAATACCTCTGCATTCCAGTGTTATTCCGTTTTTCAGTTCTTGAATACTTTCAATTGGAGTTTTATACACTTTAGATTTTAAGtaaccccaaaggaaaaagtcgAGGGGAGTAAGATTTAGAGATCTTGCTGGCCAATCTATTGCTCCTCGACGACCGATCCATTTTCTAGGAAACCGTACATTAAGCCATTCTCACACTGCTAAAGTATAATGAGGGGGAGCTCTATCCTGctggaaattgaaattttattcattaaattccAAAACTCCATTTTGATCCACTTGATCTTGTAAAGATTGCAAAATGCGAGGATTAACTTCATTTTCTAACAGGTTCAGATACAATTGACCagttaaattttgttctaGAAAAAATGGCCCAATTATTTCGTTTCCCAGAATACCCGCCCAAACATTTAGTTTTTGTGGGAATTGAGTATGTCCTTCCCGAAATAAGTGTAGATTTTCATTATCGCAATACCTGCAATTGTGTTTGTGAACAAACCCattcaagaaaaaagttgcttcatcactaaaacaaatgtttttgatTAAGCTAGGGTTTTCGTCAATCCGTTAGCACATTAATTTGTAAAGTTCAATTCTTCTATCGTAGTCGTCTTCGTAGAGTTCGTACAGAATCTTCATTTTGTAGGGGAAAAActtgttcattttcaaaattttgagcaTAGAACCAGTCGAAATATTGGTCAAATTAACTATTATAGTTTGGGAATGGAAGAACATGGATTTACAGAGAATTGCCTAAGTACCTCAATCTGGCAAACTTCATTCACCACCCTTGCTTGTGTAGTTTTCTTGTTGCATACAGATCCAGTTTGTTCAAACTTGTGCACCAATTCGATAACATACTTATGACCGACGTTTCTATCTAAATGCCGCTCATTAAAAACTCTAGCCGTTCTACGAGCGCATTGATTTTCGGCTCcgtaaaggaaaattattttcgttttttcagCCAAAGTTTacaccattttaaataataatttcaaactatctaataaatgaatattctaACAGTAACGTTAAAATAGTACTAAGTACTCCTAAAAACTAGTGTTTGTTGCTTTGATATCAGAAGAATGCAAGGcatttggtatttctttaaaGTTATTGTCTGGAAAATAACGGgtcgcattttgaacatttgataaaataattttttcgttgtaaaaatcgcaaaattcaagtggctgccattttggaatggTTAAACGGAATGAGCTGAAACTTTGTAGATGAAAAGGTCTTTgcatgccctttaaaatgaggtatcactcgagccctcattccatttaagattttaggggtgagtCGCCCCCTGCTCAAGGGGATGAAGATAGGGGATTGGACATagctcaaaaagtttccccctcgacatctcaattgacgtgtttttggaaattttaaaacaatagataattcaagagttgtttagggtggttcattttgaaatgaaaacacTGTACATACATTTTTGCAGCATTACTAAGACTTTGCGTGGACTCTTCGAGTCCGTATACcaatcaaaataatgaaaaaatatttgtaaatttagtcATTTGATTCCATATTTCACATGTTTAGTAATAATCTTTTTAAAGGATACGTAGGATTCGCGTTTGGCGTGCACCGTTACATTTGGTTACATTCAGTTGTCTACATTAGAGTAATAACTTTTCTACGGGCGCAAAGCGCCCTATATTAGGAAACGGAAGCCGAAGTCTTCCTTTGGACACAGGACGCTTCACGCTGTGTCCGTTCTTCGAGTGCCTTGCCACCTTAACGAATGCAAAGTGCCTTATAGGATGCTGAAGGCATCCGTATAACAAAACATGCACCTAAACGTCTTCCTCCCACTCGTCATATCTTatgcaaagtaacttttttggaaaaataaaaaaaaacggaatacatttctgtaattttccccaggtaggtacctggggatttaagaaggtttttgatgcctttgcttaaaagtttttccaatggATTGGGTGAGACAAAAAGATTAGTACGGTGGGTTTTTGGCGGTGATTGGGAgctaggtaggtacctggggatttagaaaatttgagttgAATGAAGTGGAATTTTGGGGTGTGGGGTATAACAGCCCACCTACTACTCGCGTGTTTGTTGTTCTCGCCTGCTACCCGAGTACATTTTACACTtgtgcattaaaaattattttcttcgctttttatgtaaataactatatttttattaacaggCAGTGattgtctttttattaaaattttatttttaaccattttataatattactCTGTATATAAAAGATTTacctatataaa is from Euwallacea similis isolate ESF13 chromosome 14, ESF131.1, whole genome shotgun sequence and encodes:
- the LOC136413644 gene encoding uncharacterized protein — protein: MKILYELYEDDYDRRIELYKLIDEATFFLNGFVHKHNCRYCDNENLHLFREGHTQFPQKLNVWAGILGNEIIGPFFLEQNLTGQLYLNLLENEVNPRILQSLQDQQDRAPPHYTLAVKWIGRRGAIDWPARSLNLTPLDFFLWGYLKSKVYKTPIESIQELKNGITLECRGITRQTFINVHKEFDNRLYYCLENNGSHFEHLIK